The genomic region GGCCGGCGCTAATATCACCTTGCGTGGCCCCTTCGCGTAAGCTTTGTTTTACTTTACTGTTCATAAACACGGTGCAGCGTGTACCTAAATCGCCCGGGTTTTGAGCAAGGCAAGCGGCTAAGGCGAAATCTTGCACACTTAGGCTAAGATTTTTAGCAAAAGTTTCGATGAAAGAGCCCGAGCCGGAGGAGCAGCTCTCATTAAGCTCAAGATTGTTAATAATGCCATCATTAATAAAGATGGCTTTCATATCTTGCCCGCCAATATCCAAAATGAAGCTGACGTTAGGGTTAAAGTGGCTGGCGGCGCGGTAATGGGCGATGGTTTCTACCAAGCTATCATCAAACTTGAAGGCAAAGTGGGTAAGTTCCTCACCGTAACCGGTGGTGGCGCTGCGCAAGATGGTAGGGTTGGTAACGCCTAAGGTAGCCAGCTCATCACGCACGGCACTTAGGCCGCGATGGACGGCATCGATGGGGTTTCCATTATTAGGACTGTAATTACGGGCTACCACTGCGCCATCTTTATTGATTAATACAATCTTAGTGGTAGTACTCCCGCTATCTATCCCTAAAAAATATTGATGGTTTTTAACATGCAGCGGCTCGGCTTTGGCCACCACATCTTGGCTGTTCTTTTTAGTTAGCCATTCCTCAAATTTTTTATTATTCTTAAAGAGCGGCTCTAAACGGGCCGATAGCTCGATGGCTACATCTTTGGTGGCGGTAATGCGGTTTATTAGGTTATCAAGCTCTTCTTCCGGCAAATTATTCGTGCTTAAAGCTGCACCTAAGGCCGGGATAAGTTCGGTGTGGGGCATATCAATAACGGCGCTTTCGTTAATTTTTAAAATGTCGTAAAAGGCTTTGCGTAGTTCGCTCATAAAGGTGAGCGGACCGCCGGCAAAGATAATTTTAGGCCGCACATCAAAGCCACGTGTTAAAGCGTTAATGGTTTGAAAGGCTACCGCCCGAAAGATACTGCTGGCAATATCGCCGGCCGGTATGCCGCGTGCGATAAGGTTTTGCACATCGGTTTTAGCAAAAACTCCGCAGCGGCTGGCGATAGGGTAGGTGGTGGCACTGGTTTTGGCTAAATCGTTCAGCTCTTCTACTTTATAGCCCAGCAGGGTGGCCATTTGGTCGATAAAGGCTCCTGTACCGCCGGCGCAAGCGCCGTTCATACGAATATCGGCTTTCATATCGGCGTTAAAAAAGATGATTTTAGCGTCTTCGCCGCCAATATCAATTAAGGTACGGCAATCGCGGTAACGCTGCTCAGCTACCACACCGGCGGCCACCACCTCTTGCTCAAAGTGAATGGCGGCGCGTTCGGCTACACCCATACCGGCTGTACCGGTGATGGCGGCGCTTAATTTAATGTTGCCGAATTGGTTTTTAATATCGGTTAATATTTCAATTAAAGTGGCAAAAATTTGGGTATTGTGGCGCACATATTTACTAAAAACTTGCTCGCCTTGTCTATTTAAGAGCACCGCTTTGGCGGTGGTAGAGCCTATATCTAGGCCTAAAAAGTGTTTCATGGGTCTCCTTATAGTAAGGTTAAGGCTTACTAGGTTGATGATAGTATACATGAAAAAGGGAGGGGTAGTCAATAAAGGAGGAAATACTATTATCACGGCCAATAAGCAGTATGGACTAGGTAAATTTGCTTTTCAATCTAAACACTCTCTTTAATTAAGCATAAATAACTTTTTAAGCACATCATCGTTATTGCGCCAAGCTTTATCGGCCTTTACTTTAATATCCAGCTCTATTTTATAAGGAAAGATTAAGCTTAATTCCTTTAAACTTGCCACGCGTATTTTGCGTAAAGTTAGTCCTTCCCGGCCTATCAGCATAGCCTTTTGACTTTCACGCTCTACCACCATAAAGAGACGCACCCAAAGTTTACTGCCGCGCATTTCCATATCGGCTATATCAATGTATAAAGCATGAGGCACTTCATTACGCAGCTGTTTAATAGCTTGTTCACGCAAAATTTCGCTAATACGCAGGGTCGGTTGCTGATCGGTATACATTTCGGCCGGGTATAAAGCCTCACTCTCCGGTAATAGTTCGATGAGCTGGGTGGTAAGTTCATTGAGGCCGGTTTTTTCTTGTGCCGAAATATGAACCGCTGTTATATCAGGTAAAAAGTGTTTAATAAATTGGTTGTAAAAAGGTAAATTACGGACGGCGTCTTCTTTATCTATCTTATTAAATGCTACTAATTTAGTCTTGCCGGTGCCGGCTACTAACTTGGCTACCTCTTCTTCTTCGGGGCCAAGTTTGCGGCTAACATCAATTAAATAGAGTATCGCGTCTGCATCTTCTAAGGCTCGTTTAGCTTCGGTAAATAAGTAATGATTAATCTTTTTATCACTTTTGTGCATACCGGGCGTATCAATAAAGACAATCTGCCCCTGCTCTTTATTCACAATAGCTCTAATATTACGGCGCGTGGTTTGCGGCAAGGGCGACACGATAGCGGTTTTGTAACCGGTTAAACTGTTGATGAGGCTGCTTTTTCCCGCCGATGGCCGCCCTACAATGGCCACAAAGCCGGCTTTAAAGTTGTTCATAGGGATAGTTTAGCTGATTTTAAAGCTTTTGTAAAGGTAAGCACAATTACCTTATAATACTTTTTAGTTTTGATATTAAATTTACTTGACAAGTTATTTATTCTAACCTATACTTACCCTAGTTAGGAGAAAAAATATGTTGCCGTTTTTAGGAATAATAGCTGCTGTATTAGGATTGATTACAATTATTGCTGTAATTGAACTTAAGTTTGAGGTAATTAAAGGTTGGTTTAGAGAAAAATCTACTTTGATGAATCGCAGTGATTCGAGCAAGGTGGCTTTTACACTTAAAGAAGGAATAAAAAAAGGAAAGTATAGAGTTGTTCAAGGAATTTTTGATAAGGAAAGCAATAAATTATTAGATGGGGTTAGATATGAAGCCGAAAGGCTTGACAATGAAATTGGGGAGCTTCATAGTAAGGATAAAATTGTCATTTATGAATAAAAACGATATTGAAGAGAGTGAAGCACAAATAGCTGTGCTAGAGGCTGGATTACCTACTTTAGGTGATTGTTGCAGCGACCTTATATTTTATTTTAAAGAACTAAAAAATGTTGCCGACATTTTCTTGGGTGTATGTCATGAATTTAGTACTGAATGTGAGAAAGTAGGGTATGAATTTAACCGCGCTGACTATGCGAGTCAGAATGATATTACGGAAAAAATTAAAAAATTTAGCGATAAAATAGAAGAATATAAAGAAGTAGAGGAGAGGCACTGCAATAATTTTAGTGAGATTATAAATTTATTGGAATTGAGAAGCCCTAAGCATGAACTTAATCTTAACTAACATTCCCGATTTTAATGAAAAAGACACTGTAAAATTTATTA from Spirochaetaceae bacterium harbors:
- the era gene encoding GTPase Era, with the protein product MNNFKAGFVAIVGRPSAGKSSLINSLTGYKTAIVSPLPQTTRRNIRAIVNKEQGQIVFIDTPGMHKSDKKINHYLFTEAKRALEDADAILYLIDVSRKLGPEEEEVAKLVAGTGKTKLVAFNKIDKEDAVRNLPFYNQFIKHFLPDITAVHISAQEKTGLNELTTQLIELLPESEALYPAEMYTDQQPTLRISEILREQAIKQLRNEVPHALYIDIADMEMRGSKLWVRLFMVVERESQKAMLIGREGLTLRKIRVASLKELSLIFPYKIELDIKVKADKAWRNNDDVLKKLFMLN